The following nucleotide sequence is from Pseudonocardia abyssalis.
CGACGCCGCGCCCTTGGTGAACGTCGCCTGGATGGCGCTGGTCTCCAGGATCATGCCCATCTCGCCCCGGGCGAACGCCTCGTAGCCCTGCTGCTGGGTGAACACCGGGGTGACGCCGGCGTCGACGAACCCACGGGCCATCTCCACGACCTCGACGACCTCCGGGTCGGCGAAGGTCGGTGCGGTGCGGTCCTCGGAGATCACCCGACCGCCGTTGGAACGGACCAGCGCCTGCAGGCACCAGTCCTTGGCCGTCTTGGTGAGGCAGTCGAGGTAGACCCCGCCCTTGCCGGTCGCGGCGGTGATGGCCTGCGCGGCAGTGCCGACCTCGGCCCACGTGGTCGGGGGCGCGGCCGGGTCGAGGCCGGCCGCCTCGAACAGGGAGGCGTTGTAGTAGAGGACCGGGGTGGAGAAGACGAACGGCACGCCGTAGGTCTGGCCCTCCCAGTCGCCGAGCACACGGGCCGTCGGGGCGTAGGGGTGCTCGGCGCCGTCGAAGTTCGCCTGCACGGCCTCGGTGCCGACGATCGTGTCCAGCGGCTTGGCGCCGAGCTGGTTGACGGTGAAGTCGAGGTCGCTGAAGCCGAGCTGCGCGACGTCGGGCGGGTTGCCCGCGGCGATCTGCGTCTGCAGGCTCGATATGGTGTCGGTGGCCGGGTTCGGGCTGTTGCCCTGCGGCCGCTGCGGGGTCACCGTGATGTTCGGGTGCTCGGCCTGGAACTGGTCGATCAGCGCGGTGAAGGTGTCGGTCCAGGCCCCGGCCTGGCCGAAGTTGTAGCTCTCGAAGATGATCGACACCTGCTGGTCGGGGGTCAGTTCGGGGACGACGGCGGTCGGTTCGGCTTGCGGGGCGGTCGCGCTGCCGCCGACCCCGCACGCCGTCGTGGCGAGGGTCAGGGCCAGCGCGACCGCGAGGCCGAGGCGATGACGGATCTTCATGGCGGGAGGTGCTCCTCGAGGTGGGGGACTGCTGGACTCACACGCCGGACATGTCCAGGTGGGACAGGCGTCTCCCGGCCGCGGAGGCGGGCTCGCGCCAGACGAGGCGGCGCCCGCTCGCGCGGTCGAACAGATGCACGGTGGCGGCGCAGGTCGACAGGCCGATGGCGGCGCCCGTCGTGACGCCGAGCGGGCGCGTTCCGCGCACACACACCGACGTGTCGCCGACCGTGCAGTGGGCGAGTTCCTCGCTGCCGAGGTTCTCGACGAGGCCGACGACCCCGCGCAGTTGCGCGTCGGAGCCGGCCGGGACCAGGTGCTCGGGCCGGACCCCGAGCAGCACGTCGACGTCGGGCTGCTCGCCGGTGACGTCGAGCGGGACCTCGACGTCGCGCGCGACCGCGTACAGCCGGCCGTCGCGGCTCGTCACCCGGGCGGGCAGCAGGTTCATCGCCGGCGCACCGAGGAAGCCCGCCACGAACGCCGACGCCGGCTCGTCGTACACCTCGGCGGGCGTGCCGACCTGCTCCAGCCGTCCCGCGTGGAGCACCGCGATCCGGGTCGCCATCGTCATGGCCTCGACCTGGTCGTGGGTGACGTAGAGGAACGTCGAGCCGAGCGAGCGGTGCAGCTCGGTGAGGCCGGCGCGGGTCGCGGTGCGCAGCTTGGCGTCGAGGTTCGACAGCGGCTCGTCCATCAGGAACGCCCCGGGGTCGCGTACCAGCGCCCGCCCGAGCGCGACGCGCTGGCGCTGCCCGCCGGACAGCTCCCGCGGGCGGCGGTCGAGCAGCTCGTCGAGCTCCAGCGCAGTGGCGACCTCCCGTACCGCGGAGCGGATCTCCGCCCGGGCCCGGCCGCGGGCGCGCAGCGGGAAGCCCATGTTCTTCTCCACCGACAGATGCGGGTAGAGCGCGTAGCTCTGGAAGACCATGGCCAGGTCGCGGTCCCGCGGCGGTGCGTGGGTGATGTCGCGGTCGTCGAGCAGGACGCGGCCCGCCGACAGCGGCGTGAGGCCGGCCACCGCACGAAGCAGGGTGGACTTGCCGCACCCGCTCGGGCCGAGCAGGACGAGGAACTCCCCGTGGGCGACGTCGAGCGTGACCTCGTCCACGGCGGTGACGCCCCCGAACCGCTTGGTCGCGGCCTCGATCCGGATCCGACTCACATGTCCTCCTTGCGTACGCTCGTCGGCCGCGTGGGTTCCGCTCGACCGACGCGGCGAACCTACGGCCGGCGGCAGCCCGGATCCCGGCCGCTGTCGCGAGGCCGTCGGGTCGATCGGCAGATCGAATCGGCAGCGCCCGTCGGCGATCGGCGATTCCACTGGGGCGCGTCGATCCGGCCATGTCCGGACCGCCGGGGCGACGCCGTCACTAGCGTCCCGGCGATGAGCACCGTGCGTAGCCGGTCCGCGCTCGTCCTGGTGTGCGTGGCCGCGTTCCTGGTCTACCTCGACACCAGCATCACGCCGGTCGCGGTGCCCGCCATCGATGCCGAGCTCGCCGCGGGGGCCACCGCGGCGCAGTGGCTGCTCGACGCCTACGTGCTGGCATTCGCGTGCCTGCTGCTCACCGCGGGTGCGCTGGGTGACCGGTTCGGGCGGCGCTCCGTGCTGGTGGCCGGCGTCGCGGGTTTCACCCTGGCCTCGGTGGCCTGCGCACTGGCCCCGGATGCCGGCACCCTGATCGCGGGCCGCGCCGCGCAGGGCGTGTTCGCGGCGGCCGTGGTGCCGCTGTCGCTGGCGGTGGCCGCCGGGTCGGCCCCGGACGCAGCCGGGCGAGCCCGAGCGATCGGGATGTGGGGCGGCACGTGCGGGGTCGCGCTCGCGCTCGGCCCGCTGCTCGGCGGTCTGCTGGTGGAGACCCTCGGATGGCGCAGCATCTTCTGGGTGAACCTGCCGATCGGCGTGCTCGCCTGTGTGGGCCTGCTCCGGTCGGTGCCTGCGCAGGCACCCGCGACAGGCGGACGGGTCGACGCGGTAGGGCAGGTGCTGTTCCTGGTCGGAGGTGCGGGACTGACGTTCGCCCTGATCGAGGGCCCGTCGCTGGGCTGGGGATCGGGAGTGGTCCTCGGGCTGCTGGCGGGCGGAGTCGTGGCGTGGGCGCTGTTCGCCGGCTGGGAGTCCCGCACGGCGGCCCCCATGCTGCCGCCGCGGCTGCTGGTGATCCCCGAGGTCGGGCTCGCGTGCGCGGTGAACTTCCTCGGCCTGTTCGGCCTCTACGCCGCGATCTACCTCGTCACGGTCCACCTGCAGACCGGGCTGGGGTTCTCGCCCCTGGAGACGGGCGTGCAGTTCGTCGCGCTGTTCGGTGCGCTCGGCGTGGCCGCCGTCCTCGCTTCGCGGGTGGTTCGGCAATGGGGGACGCGGGCGACGATGGTCGCCGGTCTGGGGTGCATCGCCGTCGGCATGGCCGGGCTCACGCTGCTGGCGGGCGGGGTCGGGTACGCGGGATACGGCTGGGCGCTGGTGTTGCTGGGCGTGGGCGTACCGCTGTCGAGCGGGGTGGTGGCGATCCAGGCGATGATGGGTGCCGTGCCCGCGGAGCTGGCAGCGACGGCGTCCGGTGCGATGAACACCTTCCGCCAGTTCGGTGCCGTGTTCGGGGTGGCGCTGGCCGGCATCCTGTCCCCGGTGCGCGACGGTGTGGTCACCATGATGCATGTGACGTTCCTGGCGGCCGGCGGCGCCGCTCTCGCCGCAGCGGTACTCACCGCGGTGGTGCTGCGTCCGGTACCGGACGCAGCCTCGACGCGCTGATCGCACGGTTCGCCCACTCATGGCGGGCGCGGCCGCGCCGGTCGACACCACCGGGTGGGTCCGGCGAGGGCGCACCCGCCCGCGGCGACGGCACGCAGGACGCCGCGGTCCCGTGGTGGAGGAGGAGTGTCGAAAGGAGTTCGGTGTCCGTCGTCAGGTCTTGATGCGGCCCGTCTCGTACGCCCACATCGCGATCTCGACGCGGTTGCGGGCGGCGAGCTTGCGCATGAGGCTGGCGAGGTGGGTCTTGACGGTGCTGATGCTGATGTG
It contains:
- a CDS encoding ABC transporter ATP-binding protein, with protein sequence MSRIRIEAATKRFGGVTAVDEVTLDVAHGEFLVLLGPSGCGKSTLLRAVAGLTPLSAGRVLLDDRDITHAPPRDRDLAMVFQSYALYPHLSVEKNMGFPLRARGRARAEIRSAVREVATALELDELLDRRPRELSGGQRQRVALGRALVRDPGAFLMDEPLSNLDAKLRTATRAGLTELHRSLGSTFLYVTHDQVEAMTMATRIAVLHAGRLEQVGTPAEVYDEPASAFVAGFLGAPAMNLLPARVTSRDGRLYAVARDVEVPLDVTGEQPDVDVLLGVRPEHLVPAGSDAQLRGVVGLVENLGSEELAHCTVGDTSVCVRGTRPLGVTTGAAIGLSTCAATVHLFDRASGRRLVWREPASAAGRRLSHLDMSGV
- a CDS encoding ABC transporter substrate-binding protein — its product is MKIRHRLGLAVALALTLATTACGVGGSATAPQAEPTAVVPELTPDQQVSIIFESYNFGQAGAWTDTFTALIDQFQAEHPNITVTPQRPQGNSPNPATDTISSLQTQIAAGNPPDVAQLGFSDLDFTVNQLGAKPLDTIVGTEAVQANFDGAEHPYAPTARVLGDWEGQTYGVPFVFSTPVLYYNASLFEAAGLDPAAPPTTWAEVGTAAQAITAATGKGGVYLDCLTKTAKDWCLQALVRSNGGRVISEDRTAPTFADPEVVEVVEMARGFVDAGVTPVFTQQQGYEAFARGEMGMILETSAIQATFTKGAASGGWDLRSAPMPSFDGQPTIPTNSGASLFLLADDPAKQRAGWELMQFLTSENAYEMISTNIGYLPLRTGLVDDPDGLQGWIAENPLVRPNLEQLGRMEPWISFPGNSYLQIRDGMMEAVEASVYQGADPATTLADAQERAVGLFPGDG
- a CDS encoding MFS transporter, giving the protein MSTVRSRSALVLVCVAAFLVYLDTSITPVAVPAIDAELAAGATAAQWLLDAYVLAFACLLLTAGALGDRFGRRSVLVAGVAGFTLASVACALAPDAGTLIAGRAAQGVFAAAVVPLSLAVAAGSAPDAAGRARAIGMWGGTCGVALALGPLLGGLLVETLGWRSIFWVNLPIGVLACVGLLRSVPAQAPATGGRVDAVGQVLFLVGGAGLTFALIEGPSLGWGSGVVLGLLAGGVVAWALFAGWESRTAAPMLPPRLLVIPEVGLACAVNFLGLFGLYAAIYLVTVHLQTGLGFSPLETGVQFVALFGALGVAAVLASRVVRQWGTRATMVAGLGCIAVGMAGLTLLAGGVGYAGYGWALVLLGVGVPLSSGVVAIQAMMGAVPAELAATASGAMNTFRQFGAVFGVALAGILSPVRDGVVTMMHVTFLAAGGAALAAAVLTAVVLRPVPDAASTR